In Onychostoma macrolepis isolate SWU-2019 chromosome 06, ASM1243209v1, whole genome shotgun sequence, one DNA window encodes the following:
- the ube2c gene encoding ubiquitin-conjugating enzyme E2 C isoform X2: protein MASQNMDPAAASSTAALKGSETSGSVSKGSVTKRLQQELMTLMMSGDKGISAFPESDNLFKWIGTIDGAQGTVYEGLRYKLSLEFPSGYPYNAPRVKFITACFHPNVDENGFICLDILKDKWSALYDVRSILLSIQSLLGEPNNDSPMNSAAAELWDDQEAFKAHLHATYKN, encoded by the exons ATGGCCTCTCAGAATATGGATCCCGCAGCAGCCTCGTCTACGGCAGCGCTGAAGGGCAGCGAGACGAGCGGAAGTGTGTCGAAAGGATCCGTCACTAAAAG GCTTCAGCAAGAATTGATGACACTAATG ATGTCAGGAGACAAGGGCATTTCAGCGTTTCCAGAGTCTGACAATCTCTTCAAATGGATTGGCACAATAGATGGCGCTCAAGGAACG GTTTATGAAGGTTTGAGGTACAAACTTTCACTGGAGTTTCCTAGCGGGTACCCCTACAATGCCCCTCGGGTGAAATTCATCACTGCTTGTTTCCACCCAAATGTTGATGAGAATGGCTTCATCTGCCTAGACATTTTAAAGGACAAGTGGTCTGCACTATATGATGTCCGCTCCATTCTATTGTCCATTCAGAGTTTATTAGGAG aaccAAACAATGATAGTCCAATGAACTCTGCAGCTGCTGAACTATGGGATGACCAGGAAG CCTTCAAAGCCCATTTGCACGCAACCTACAAGAACTGA
- the LOC131542367 gene encoding deoxynucleotidyltransferase terminal-interacting protein 1, with amino-acid sequence MMGAQRSEGRRDWQDFTEQQVQTVNPWNIMIKHRQVHRRGRRSQMAVSYTDPVISMDLLRTVLQPSFNEDIRAVFRKYMKFFEKAASNVKENVGGDIQPDQLIRDACRNCLEHAKQLFPDTEKTALKPSVDPTVKRARQPDDTSGQRDSPIPKKRKGRPPGNVQYDRPAQYSTAAKPKTSEPIKREGPKWDPSRLTENSTFVLGSRANKALGMGGTRGRIYIKHAELFKYAADAQDKHWLSERQHMRATGGKMAYLLIEEDILDLARSEDYKDCPDLKMDELKPFLVPIWMVEKMQKAMDAQKTENDLAM; translated from the exons ATGATGGGGGCTCAGAGGAGTGAGGGACGCAGAGACTGGCAGGATTTCACCGAGCAGCAGGTCCAGACAGTG AATCCCTGGAACATCATGATCAAACACAGACAGGTGCATCGCAGAGGACGGCGCTCACAGATGGCGGTTAG TTATACAGACCCTGTCATTTCCATGGATCTTCTGCGGACCGTTCTGCAGCCCAGCTTCAATGAAGACATCCGTGCTGTGTTCAGAAAATACATGAAG TTTTTTGAGAAGGCGGCCAGTAATGTGAAAGAAAATGTCGGAGGAGACATCCAGCCTGACCAGCTTATCAGAGACGCTTGCAGAAACTGCCTGGAACat GCAAAGCAGCTTTTTCCTGATACAGAGAAAACGGCTCTGAAACCCAGTGTTGACCCAACAGTGAAG CGTGCACGGCAGCCAGACGACACCTCTGGCCAGAGAGACAGTCCCATCCCTAAAAAG aggaAAGGTCGCCCTCCAggtaatgtacagtatgacaGACCGGCCCAGTACAGCACTGC AGCAAAACCCAAAACGTCCGAGCCAATAAAGCGAGAAGGACCTAAG TGGGACCCATCCAGACTGACTGAGAACAGCACATTCGTTCTAGGATCCAGGGCAAATAA GGCTTTGGGAATGGGCGGTACAAGAGGAAGAATCTACATCAAACATGCAGAGCTCTTCAAG TACGCCGCAGATGCTCAGGACAAACACTGGCTTTCAGAAAGACAGCACATGAGAGCCACTGGTGGAAAAATG GCCTATCTGCTAATAGAAGAGGATATCCTTGATCTTGCCCGAAGTGAAGACTAcaa GGATTGTCCAGACTTGAAGATGGATGAATTGAAACCATTTCTAGTGCCAATATGGATGGTGGAGAAGATGCAGAAGGCAATGGATGcgcagaaaacagaaaatgatcTTGCTATGTAG
- the ube2c gene encoding ubiquitin-conjugating enzyme E2 C isoform X1, translated as MRTRLLYEDEIEVISVLKNRIHFSFQFPFTRFSFHLSYRLVSFSQVDVKTLTNAKYTTSDAMASQNMDPAAASSTAALKGSETSGSVSKGSVTKRLQQELMTLMMSGDKGISAFPESDNLFKWIGTIDGAQGTVYEGLRYKLSLEFPSGYPYNAPRVKFITACFHPNVDENGFICLDILKDKWSALYDVRSILLSIQSLLGEPNNDSPMNSAAAELWDDQEAFKAHLHATYKN; from the exons ATGAGAACCCGTTTACTATACGAGGACGAAATCGAAGTAATTTCAGTTCTTAAAAACAGAATTCATTTCAGCTTCCAGTTTCCATTCACTCGATTCAGTTTCCATCTAAGTTACCGGTTAGTTAGTTTTAGCCAGGTCGACGTGAAGACGCTCACTAACGCAAAGTATACAAC ATCTGACGCGATGGCCTCTCAGAATATGGATCCCGCAGCAGCCTCGTCTACGGCAGCGCTGAAGGGCAGCGAGACGAGCGGAAGTGTGTCGAAAGGATCCGTCACTAAAAG GCTTCAGCAAGAATTGATGACACTAATG ATGTCAGGAGACAAGGGCATTTCAGCGTTTCCAGAGTCTGACAATCTCTTCAAATGGATTGGCACAATAGATGGCGCTCAAGGAACG GTTTATGAAGGTTTGAGGTACAAACTTTCACTGGAGTTTCCTAGCGGGTACCCCTACAATGCCCCTCGGGTGAAATTCATCACTGCTTGTTTCCACCCAAATGTTGATGAGAATGGCTTCATCTGCCTAGACATTTTAAAGGACAAGTGGTCTGCACTATATGATGTCCGCTCCATTCTATTGTCCATTCAGAGTTTATTAGGAG aaccAAACAATGATAGTCCAATGAACTCTGCAGCTGCTGAACTATGGGATGACCAGGAAG CCTTCAAAGCCCATTTGCACGCAACCTACAAGAACTGA